In Granulicella mallensis MP5ACTX8, the sequence GGTCGCTGCCGAAAAGGGTCTTGCTGCGATCAAGAAATGCGTCGAGCCGGGCGGCGGTGCCGCTAACGATCTGTTCCACGTCGAAGCGCTGAAAGGCCGGATGGGCGGCGCGTAACGCGGGCGAGATGGCCATGTTGGGAGGGCGTACCTTTGGCTTTGGATCTGGCGGTAAGAAGAGCGCGATGAAACCGCCATAGCCGGCGAAGAGCTCTCGTTGAGGTATGGGTTGTTTGTTGGCAAACCAGAGGAGGCTTTGACCTATTCGCTCGCCATGCTTCTCATTCTCTTCCGGTTGGGTCGCCGGTGCGCCGTCGGGCGGAAACAAGGTTGTGCCGCCGCTCATGGAGCGGCCAAGGCCAGGGTATATGACACAGCGTTCCTTGTATTGATGATAGGAGTGATGCAACGGCCCGCGTATCTCGTTCTGCTGCATGAAGTGCTCGCAGCGCAGCTTGCCGGACTGGGTAAGGGCAGCGGAAAAGCGCTCCAGGAAGAGTAATAGCCACTGTCTCTCCGCATACCGCAAGGGAAAGCCGGAGACCGGCAGCCAGAAGAGAGAGGCGTCAGCAATCGCGGATTCCGGGGCCGGTATCCACGGCGCAAACGTAGGCTGCGGCGAAAGCCGCGGCCGCTTGTTTACGGTCTCCAACGTGTTTTCATTCATAGCTTCCGCCTGTTTGTCACCCTTCAAGGGAAGCCCTGAACAAGTGTCTTGCTTTACAGGGGCGGGATTTCATTCCCGCCATAAATCTCCCAAAATCAGTGCAGCTTTAGCTGCGGAGGAAATGCTCGCACTCTTGTTCACGCCTTCCTTACATTGCAGGTACAAGGGTGCCCGCACCCGCACCTGCACCGGTAACGGTCTCACTCAACCAGGTTCCTGCTGACGTAACTGCCTCTCCTATTGCCGGCAGCGCCGCCATATCTTCCGGGCCGACGAAGACTGCAGCAACAGCAAGTCCCACGGCTGCGACGCCGATAACCCCTGACTCAATCGGATGGGCCTTGATAGCAGACCAGGCTTTTCCGGCCTTATCTTCCACCCAGTTTTTGGCTCCCACCGCTAATCCGGCGGTCGCGGTCGCTGCCTCTGTGGTCCACATCCAGGCCTGCGCTGCGGTCTCCGGGTTCTCAAGCGCTTCCGTCGCCGCTTCATCTTCGAGTGCCTCTTTGATGCCTGAGACGAGCTCCTCCGCTTTGACATGCAGCTTGTCAAAGCTGATGCCGGTAAGGCTCAGATCATTGTCGACGATGCCGATCTCGGTCTTCATGGCATAGAGGCTATTGCCGAAGTAACAATTTTCATTGATGGTCGCGATGAAGCTGCTCTCCTCGTGCTTCCACTCGAAGCTTTCGGGTGCATTGGTGTCATGCTTATCAATGAAGTTGTCTACGCTTTGACCGATCACGTAGCACTCGCGGTTACCTTGGACAACCCACTCTTCGTCACCCAATGTGGCTTGGTTGCGTTTCTTGTTATATAGGAACTCCGCATCGCCTTCGATATCGTGAATCTGGTCGCCACCCACACGCAAAGTATCATCCGCTGAAACGAGCACGTGACGATTGCCGATGATTTGGTGATTGTAGTCACCTCGGATGAGGTGCTGACCGTGGCCTGGACGTACGTTCGGAATGGCTGAGGTAAGAGTGAGTGCACGACTCTCGATATTTTTCAATCTTAGTTGTGCATTGTCCTTGTTAGCTCCATTCGGAGCCTGGATTGTCTGAATCACCTTATTAAAGGTTCCTTTTAATCCAAGCTTTGTCGGAGATTCATCTTCAACAATATTGTGGTCTTCTGCTTCTGCACCCATCATTCGCTCCTTAGTATGAAATGCTAGTTCATTACTTTAGGCTTGCGCACAAGCGTTGATACTCCGCCTCTGTACCGATATGCAATGTTCCACGATAGGAGTAGTCGCGAATTCCAAAGCGGAAATGCTAAGAGCATTCGCTTGGAAGGTGCCGCTAAGATGATGAAAGCCGAAGAGGTCCTGGCTATGTATTTCACTAAAGGAATCGCCACTAAGATTCCCCTTCGGGTTGATCATGAAATTGACGTCCTTGAAGAATCGCAAGGTGGTGTCACCGGCCAGAAAGAGCTTGCCCTTTCCCTGATATCCTTTGAGAAATGGGTCGTTCAGGTGAAGATTAAATTCAAGCACCGCCGTCTTGTTCGGCAACTTTTCTCCGCTCGGCTTGTAGGCTTCGACAATGCCCACCCAGTTGCCTTCCGCCGTGTCCCCGCTTTGAGGATTGAACTGGCCGGCGTATGTGCCCAACCACTTATGATTCAACAGCAGAAACATCCCTGCCATGAGCGACAGGATGAAGACCGCCTTCAGCAGGAACGCACCCACCGACATCCCTATCGTTTTTCCTGGAGGCATACTGTGCGCCCTTTCCTGACTATGCCTTTTTTTCGGTTCATCGGTGACTCATCCTCAGCGATATTGTGCCCTCCGTTTCTTCACCGTGACGCGCTGCTGTCTTTAGTTCCATTCAGGCTGTTGCATAAAGCTTGATAGTCTGCGTCGTTGCCCAGATGCAAGACACCGCGGTACTTGTAGTCATGCAAGGCCAATTGTGAAACTACAAATTTGTTTTTCTGGAAGGTCCCCTTAATGTCTACGTCGCTATCGTGATCGTCTGGGGACATTGTTGTACCGGAAACGCTTCCACTCAGAACGTCCTGACTATTGATCATGAAGTGGACGTCGTTGTAGAACCGCGGTTCGGCATTTCCTCTTGTAAACAGCTTGCCTGTCCCCTGATATCGCTTGACGAACGGGTCATCCAGATGCAACTTGAACTGGATTGCCGTTGCCCTGTCCAGGATCTTGTCACCGTTCGGCTCGTATGCCTCGACAATACCGATCCAACTGCCGTCCGCCGTGGCGCCATTCGGCGTACGAAATTGCGCGGCATACGTGCCAAACCATCTATGATTTAGCAGTAAAAACATGGTTGCCATCAGGCAGACTACGAAAGCAGCTCGCAGCAGGAATGGTCCTAGCGACATGCCAACCTTCCTCACTAAAGGCATGATTTACTCCCAGCCCTAAAGATGCCTGCTTTTCGGTCCATCATTCCCCTCCAATATCTTTGGAGTAGAACTGAGACTCAATGTGAACGCGACCCTTTGGTGCGTGCAGGATAATGTCACCGGTTAGAGACTCGAGCGTGATGTTAGTTCGGCCCGTCTGGTCCGAGCATTCTGTCATCTTGAGCCTATTATTGTTTGGGGTAGCCAGAACGATCGTCTCGACGCCTGCCTTATCGGAGAGTTGCAAGCGATTTCCACTCTTCGTCATGAGGTGCTTGACATCATTCGTCGCGATGTCCCCGCCTCGCAGATCGTTGCGATACTGGTTGTGCACGCCATTCCAAAGCGAACCAATGATGACGGGGCGCTCCGGGTCGCCGTCTTCAAACGCCACGGCCACTTCGTCGCCGACTTCCGGCATAAACATGAAACCGCGATCCGGACCCGCGTGAGGGCTGGTAGCTCGTGCCCAGTGAGTAGCGCCATCCTCCTGCCAGAAGAACTGCACCTGAACTCTGCCCATTTTCTTGGGGTCGTTGTGACCCGTAACACGCGCCGAGACGATGCCGTTCCACGTCCGCGCCTCTGGGGGGTTTGGGTTGCGGTAGTTCTTCCATGGGGTGCAGACGAAGCTATTCAGGTAGCCCTGCGGAGTCCATTGATGGACCACACGCACCAGCCCATAGGTGCCCTTGGCGTCGAGCATTCCTTCTACCGTCAGCGTGTTGCCGGCCATCAGAGACTGGTTGCGCGAAGAGCCGGTGCCCGTTACCGCACTGCCCATGCTGCGTTCGCTCTCGGACTGCAGCTGGTCTGAGTAGTTGTCGAGCGTCATCGCACGGGCGCGCTGCGGCTCGAAGCCTGGCGGCAACTGCGCCGAGGCCGCCTGTACCGCGCTCGTAAGCTGCTCGGCGGCCGGATAGAACTGCGGCGGCTTCGACAGCTTCTCAAACGTGTTCGACTGCATGGCATGGTGATCGTAGTGCGAGCCCGAGAAGCTGGGATTGACCCGACGGCCGCGCAGACGGAAGCCGACCAGATCGCCTTCACCCCGCCACTGAACAGTGCTGCCCGTCTGGAAGCTGTTGAAGACTTCCACTCCCGTTTGGCTCGGACGCATCCATGCGTCGTGGTCGTCGACGAGGCGGTTTAGAAAACTCCAGTCCGACTCGCCGTACTGGACGTAGTTCAACGCCTTGCTGTCGGAGGCCTGAACCGCGATGCTGAGGTTGTGCCGCGATCCAATCGTGCCGGCGATGGAGGAGAGCGTCTGCTCGGAGTAGTACTGCTTATGAGCGGTCACGTCCAGGCCGAAGCTGTCGCTCACGGCGATTAACGTAGCCGTGTAACTGCCCCAAACCTCATAGTCCAACTCCACGTCATGGACGGAGCCGGAGAAATGAATCTGCTCCACTCCCTGGCTATCGGTCGTCTTGACCTCGACCGGCTTGCCCAGCAGATCTTCTACCGGAATGCGCTGGTCTTCGGTATTGCGACAGACAATGGTGCACCACCAGTGCTGGTTCAGTTCCTGAACGACTTCAACGGAAGCCAGACGAGCATCCCCGAGCATCCCATCGCCAATCTGTATCTGCGGAAGCGCCATCCATGTCCTCTAACTGCTCTGCAAGGGTAAGACCTGATAGCCAATCAGCCACGGTTGTTTAGCTTAGCTTAAAAAGATGTCGAGCCGTGAGCAAAGGATGCTTAGGTGTTCCCTTACTGGGCAGGCGTTCGCCGGGGGCGTATGCGTCGGGATCGGACCTGAGTCCCTTTACGGATCTATTTTCCATCGGGCTCTCCTGTAATCGGCGTTGATGGCGCGTTATCCAGGTCTTTGATCTGCTCACGATAATCCTGAGCTGTGCCCGGCTTGAGGACGCCGGTGATGTACATCTCGGGAGTTTCAAATCCCCTGATCGTGAGTACACCGCCATCGAATCGACATTCCAAAGTTCCCGTAAGAGCATCGTCCTGGTTCAATCCCTTGGTTCGAACACTGAAGGAACCCTGATGCGGGTCGAACGGAGTCATGAAGTTTTCCGTCTCCACTCCCTTCACATGTCCTTCCAGATCGGTGATTTCTCCCGTTGCCTGCAATTTAGACAAATAAGAAAATACAGCCGGCTTAAAGGTGAGCGTGATGATGCCAGAACCATGCTCATAGGACGGAGGCTGGTGCTTGCCTTCTAGCGGCTGGAGTTGAACGATCCCAACCCACTGCCCAATCAGGGCGGAGCGGTCTTCCTGTTTGCCGAAGCGCGCATGCACATATCCAGAGATAAAAGGGTAGAACATGCCAAGCACGAACAGCGTGATCAACGTTGCCGGAATTAAACGACGCATCGATGAACCCTTCCCTGACCTGGGAGTGGAGAATACCGCGTCACGATACGCCATCAGCCGATCTCTCTCGCCATCCTGCCTGCAATCATGCTAATGGTCTCATCCGCTGCGCTGAGTCAGCCTTGATCTGAAACGGCGGGATCGCTGTCGATGGCACTACAGATTTATCGGCCATGCGTATCTCCTTGCGCTGGAGTAGTCGGCATATTCTTCATTTCATTGACGCGTTGTTGATAGGAAGCGTTATCACCGCGCCGTAAAATGCCCGTGATGTAGAACTGCGGCGTCCTGAACGCCGTAATGGTGAGCGTGCCCTTGTTGAACCTGCCTTCCAGGGTGCCGGTCAGGGCGGCGTCGCCTTTTGTGCCTTCCGTGCGAACAGAGAAGTGCCCTTCCTGTGGGTTGAAGGGAGTCATAAACCCTGAAGTCTCCATCCCCTTCACGTGATACTCGTAGTCGGTCATCTCGGCTGTACCCTGCAGCTTGGAAAGATAGGACAGCATTGCCGGTTTGAATGTGATCGTCATGATCGCTGCGCCGTGTTCTTCGGACGGCGGCTGGTGCTGCCCTTCGAGTGGCTGCAGTTGGACGAGGCCAACCCACTGCCCAATCAACGCCGAGCGGTCTTCCTGCTTGCCGAAGCGTGCGTGCACATATCCAGAGATAAACGGATAGAACATGCCAAGCACGAACAGCGTGATCAACGTTGCCGGAATGAGACGACGCATCGATGATCCCTTCCCTGGTTTGGGAGTGGAGAACACCGCGTCACGATACGCCATCAGCCGCTCTCTCTCGCCATCCTGCCTGCCATCATACGCAACGGCTGCGGGCTGCGCCCCGCGACCTACAAGGCTTACTTCATTCGAGCGAGTTCCGAGCCTGCCAGCAGGAATCCGCCTACCCCGTACACGTAGCTGCTCGACGCACCTACCGCATCCGGAGCGGCGCCGATGGGCTGGATCGAGCCCAGCCTGCCGTCGGCGTACACATGCGTCAGCATTCCGGCCCAGGCCTTCGTGACCACCGGCAGAAACTTCGCTCGCGGCAGACGTCCCGTGTTGATGCCCCAGGCCATGGCGTAGGTATAGAACGCCGTACCTGAAACCTCAGGCTCCTTGTAAGACTCCTGGTCCAGCAGTCCCGTCCGCCACAGGCCATCGGGCTGCTGCAGCCCGGCGACACGATCGGCGATCTCGCGGAACTGCTGCTCGTACTTCGGACGCGACGGATAATCCTTGGGCATCGTCGTGAGCACACGCACCAACGCGCCGAGTACCCAGCCGTTGCCGCGTGCCCAGAAGAGCTTCTGCCCATTGGCCTCGGTCTTCTTCAGAAAGGTAGCATCACGCGTGAACAGGTGCTGCTGCGGATCGTAGAGCTCCGCCGAAGTCACCCACCACTCGTGATCCATGTAATCGAGATACCGATGGTCGCCCGTAATGCGCGACAACTCCGTCAGGACCGGAGGCGCCATGTAGAGGGCGTCGCACCACCACCAGACGTTCTTCTTCGGATCGTCAGGACGAACAACCAGGCGGTCCATCGTCGCGCGAACGTCGGCGATCTTCACGGGTTCGGGTGCACGCTCATAGAGCGCCAGATAGCTCTTGCCGATCGCCTCATCGTCTGCATGCGGGAAGCGCGACTGGACGAGCATCCATTGGAATTTGTCCGCCGCCGCATGAGCTACGGCATCGCGATATTTAGGGTCGCCCGTAGTCTCGGACGCCGCCAGCAGGCCGTCGTACAGCGTGGCGAAGGTCCACTGCTGATTGAACTTCGATTCGGCAGCAAGGAGCTGCCAGTCGGCCACCTTGCGCATCGCCTTGCGGATGTCTTTGGAATCGAGCTTCGGCGAGAGATCGGTCGCCAGCGGTCCGGGGTCGGAGGGAATACTGCCGGCGGCTTCCCGCTCGACGGCACCGGCGTCATGCTTCGCAGGGGCCTGCGCGTTGGTTCTTGGGACGAGGGCGAAGGCCAGCACCAGGCTGCCGAAAAGAACTACGGTATTGCGACGATTCATCGAACCACTCCATCAGTCGGGCAAAAGCAAGATAGCACGTAGAGGGAGTCTTTGGCTCTGTCTTTCGTCCAGTCAAGCGGTTTTATGGGATCGACGGTGTCTTGCTTTTGTCTTTGCTTTTGCTTTTCTGGTTTGTCATTCCGAGCGTAGCGAGCGAATCTGCCGTCTCCCGTTTTTTGCCCGGACGACCATAGATGGTTTTATGCCAGCACAATTCTCATATGGCTTTACCCATATTTCCTGGGTGACATGAACGAAGAACGGGAGGAAGCAGATTCGCTCGCTACGCTCGGAATGACAAGCTAGAAAAGCAAGAACAACAGCAACGGCAACACCACTACGACGAGTGAAACGACGCCGCGCGTTCCGAGTGTCCGGAGATCTCCGCCGCGCGGGCCTCCGCATAGGCCGCAGCTCCCAGCAGAGCGCAGGTGTCGTCGAGGATGATGCGTACAGGAATCGTTTCGAGCAGCGGCGAGAGTCTTCCCTTGTCGAGAAAGCCCTGCGTAAATGTGCCGTTCTGCATGGTC encodes:
- a CDS encoding type VI secretion system Vgr family protein, which produces MALPQIQIGDGMLGDARLASVEVVQELNQHWWCTIVCRNTEDQRIPVEDLLGKPVEVKTTDSQGVEQIHFSGSVHDVELDYEVWGSYTATLIAVSDSFGLDVTAHKQYYSEQTLSSIAGTIGSRHNLSIAVQASDSKALNYVQYGESDWSFLNRLVDDHDAWMRPSQTGVEVFNSFQTGSTVQWRGEGDLVGFRLRGRRVNPSFSGSHYDHHAMQSNTFEKLSKPPQFYPAAEQLTSAVQAASAQLPPGFEPQRARAMTLDNYSDQLQSESERSMGSAVTGTGSSRNQSLMAGNTLTVEGMLDAKGTYGLVRVVHQWTPQGYLNSFVCTPWKNYRNPNPPEARTWNGIVSARVTGHNDPKKMGRVQVQFFWQEDGATHWARATSPHAGPDRGFMFMPEVGDEVAVAFEDGDPERPVIIGSLWNGVHNQYRNDLRGGDIATNDVKHLMTKSGNRLQLSDKAGVETIVLATPNNNRLKMTECSDQTGRTNITLESLTGDIILHAPKGRVHIESQFYSKDIGGE
- a CDS encoding glycoside hydrolase family 88/105 protein; its protein translation is MNRRNTVVLFGSLVLAFALVPRTNAQAPAKHDAGAVEREAAGSIPSDPGPLATDLSPKLDSKDIRKAMRKVADWQLLAAESKFNQQWTFATLYDGLLAASETTGDPKYRDAVAHAAADKFQWMLVQSRFPHADDEAIGKSYLALYERAPEPVKIADVRATMDRLVVRPDDPKKNVWWWCDALYMAPPVLTELSRITGDHRYLDYMDHEWWVTSAELYDPQQHLFTRDATFLKKTEANGQKLFWARGNGWVLGALVRVLTTMPKDYPSRPKYEQQFREIADRVAGLQQPDGLWRTGLLDQESYKEPEVSGTAFYTYAMAWGINTGRLPRAKFLPVVTKAWAGMLTHVYADGRLGSIQPIGAAPDAVGASSSYVYGVGGFLLAGSELARMK